TAGTAGTGGCGGTAATCCAAGACAAGGATAGTGGTAAACTGCTAGAGGCATTAGTTGAACACAACTTTAAAGCTACTAAGTTAGCTAGCACTGGGGGGTTTTTAAAATCTGGTAATACTACAGTATTAGTAGGTGTTGAGGATGATAAAACCCAACAAGTAGTGAGTATCATTAAAAAAGTATGTAAGGCTAGAGAGAAAACTGTAACAACAATGTCTCCTATAGGGGGAGCTGTAGAATCATATGTACCTTACCCCGTTGAGGTTGTAATTGGGGGAGCTACTATCTTTGTATTAGATGTTGCTCAATTTGAAAAAGCATAAATAGGAATGAAGGAGTAATAAAATGGATGTTATAGGACAAGATCATATTCTTGAATATTTTAAAAAAGTAGTAGGCAGCAACCAGCTAAGCCACTGTTATATTATTCATGGAAAAAAAGGAACGGGGAAAAAGACAATTTCTCGTAAAATAGCACAACTAATTGCTTGTCCTCAAGGATGCGGAAACTGCCGCACTTGTCAGAATATTTACAAGGATAACCACCCTGATATTATAATGTATGTTAATGAAGACCAGAATGTAAAATTAGAAAACATTTCTGAATTTAAGAAAGGGGGGAAATTTTCCCCCTTAGAAATTAACAAAAAAATACTTATCTTAGAAGATACTGAAATGCTTACACCTCAGGCTGCAAACAGTATTTTAACTATGATTGAAGAGCCTCCAGATTATCTTGTGATTATTTTATTAGCTAATAATTTAGATAAA
This genomic interval from Proteinivorax tanatarense contains the following:
- a CDS encoding cyclic-di-AMP receptor, which translates into the protein MKLVVAVIQDKDSGKLLEALVEHNFKATKLASTGGFLKSGNTTVLVGVEDDKTQQVVSIIKKVCKAREKTVTTMSPIGGAVESYVPYPVEVVIGGATIFVLDVAQFEKA